Proteins encoded by one window of Clostridium cagae:
- a CDS encoding TetR/AcrR family transcriptional regulator produces MSQFNKKVNPITLRSKKWIVNSLIELMEKKPYNQITLKEIAENVDLARQTIYRNFSTKEAILEYHVDGLYNEFIRIISAKKEITLNDLLITYFEYWYKNKEFLKKLIDDNVYSILLDLHLKYLNSMATNEELKKLTFVSENSYFNHFTAGGLWFVLKRWIEDDAQKTPKEMTDIILNFYHIKGLNTESIEEKLI; encoded by the coding sequence ATGAGTCAATTTAATAAAAAAGTTAATCCTATAACTTTAAGATCAAAAAAATGGATTGTAAATTCATTAATAGAATTAATGGAGAAAAAACCTTACAATCAGATTACTTTAAAAGAAATTGCAGAAAATGTTGATTTAGCTAGACAAACAATTTACAGAAATTTTTCAACAAAGGAAGCTATATTGGAATATCACGTTGATGGATTATACAATGAATTTATAAGAATAATTTCTGCTAAAAAGGAAATAACATTAAATGATTTACTCATTACATATTTTGAATATTGGTATAAAAATAAAGAATTTTTAAAAAAATTGATAGATGATAATGTATATTCAATATTGCTTGATTTACATTTAAAATATTTAAATTCAATGGCAACAAATGAAGAACTTAAAAAGTTAACTTTTGTATCAGAAAATAGTTACTTTAATCATTTTACAGCAGGGGGATTATGGTTTGTATTAAAAAGATGGATTGAGGATGATGCACAAAAAACGCCTAAAGAAATGACGGATATTATTTTGAATTTTTATCACATTAAAGGATTGAATACAGAAAGCATTGAAGAAAAATTAATATAA
- a CDS encoding sensor histidine kinase: MFSYFIRKNYYNNLSRFFDESDLFSLTELLEEPTFIDGKPFYTALLLLSHAFNQELLKYSNQSNSYQEYIEQWVHEIKTPISSLKLIIENDKELLGKLYEEELTELQKIENYIDQTLYYSRMEYSQNDYFVSEFPIMKVIKGVIIKNRTLINKSNISLDIKNSGETIFSDEKWLSFIINQIILNSIKYSKPEGSLISIYVIKNSNNIILNIKDDGIGIGADDLPRVFSKGFTGSNGRLNEKSTGLGLYLVKKICEKLEHKITIESVKNEYTLVSLIFPKSNYNQVLKSIN, from the coding sequence TTGTTTTCATATTTTATAAGAAAGAATTACTACAATAATCTTTCAAGATTTTTTGATGAAAGTGATTTATTTTCTTTAACTGAGCTTTTAGAAGAACCTACATTTATAGATGGAAAGCCATTTTATACTGCTCTTTTACTTTTAAGTCATGCATTTAATCAAGAGCTTTTAAAATATTCAAATCAAAGTAATTCTTATCAAGAATACATAGAACAGTGGGTGCATGAAATTAAAACTCCTATTTCTTCATTAAAACTAATTATAGAAAATGACAAAGAACTTCTTGGAAAACTTTATGAAGAAGAACTAACTGAACTTCAAAAAATAGAAAATTATATAGATCAAACTCTTTACTATTCAAGAATGGAATATTCTCAAAATGATTATTTTGTATCAGAATTTCCAATTATGAAAGTTATAAAAGGTGTTATTATAAAAAACAGAACTCTTATAAATAAAAGCAATATTTCACTTGATATAAAAAATAGTGGAGAAACAATTTTTTCAGATGAAAAATGGCTTTCTTTTATAATAAATCAAATTATTTTAAATTCTATTAAATATTCTAAACCTGAAGGATCATTAATCTCTATTTATGTAATAAAAAATTCAAATAACATTATATTAAATATAAAAGATGATGGTATTGGTATAGGGGCTGATGATTTACCCAGAGTATTTTCTAAAGGCTTTACTGGCAGTAATGGACGACTTAATGAGAAATCAACAGGTCTAGGGCTTTATTTAGTAAAAAAAATATGTGAAAAACTTGAACATAAAATAACAATTGAATCAGTTAAAAATGAATACACCCTAGTTTCACTAATATTTCCAAAATCAAATTATAATCAGGTTTTAAAAAGTATAAATTAA
- a CDS encoding zinc-ribbon domain-containing protein, which produces MTDKTIVCRDCGSEFVFTVGEQEFYKEKGFDNEPTRCAACRRAKKEQNRR; this is translated from the coding sequence ATGACAGATAAGACAATTGTATGCAGAGATTGTGGAAGTGAATTCGTATTTACAGTAGGAGAACAAGAATTCTACAAAGAAAAAGGATTCGATAACGAACCAACAAGATGTGCAGCTTGTAGAAGAGCTAAGAAAGAACAAAATAGAAGATAA
- a CDS encoding FtsX-like permease family protein, which produces MKLIIPLMSFCVFISIFLLVRLTNKVVLKRRYSEFALYISLGMELWYISLILLVEILILGMLSLILGLFLGSLLCQGWDFFLCSLFDINPMWIHFSFSFSTFKNTILLFLLLFIVVWLLNCFSLYFYTPLKLIHLNSQKKLNNGVIKKINISLCFVSLILLLWIYTKLFSFHFNKDILIKLLTFSPFLIGLTYLFYYSLCDVVFLVFERFNKLYCKGINLFTVKNLCNKIKNTWFFLATISLLLVFSCSTIFLGALFKITIKNTYTLNSTDDLEFYINEALKREEIEHYLIENNIKDFSLTEVYIGLKENEPMRKDSLKKISIKINSPYNREQIMNLSNKIEELHKNSQNTLQGKLYFIDENKINNLITLLFSFYIGITSLLTAISLIVMEILIEKIDRKKDYIILNDIGIDSSCLKASSYFINTIYFFVPFILALPHIILAIIFTIKYLTSLYGTIFFNM; this is translated from the coding sequence ATGAAATTAATAATTCCTCTTATGTCATTTTGTGTATTTATCTCCATATTTTTACTCGTTAGGCTTACAAATAAAGTTGTATTAAAAAGAAGATATAGTGAATTTGCTCTATACATATCCCTAGGAATGGAGCTCTGGTATATTTCACTGATACTTTTAGTTGAAATCTTAATACTTGGAATGCTTTCATTGATTTTAGGGTTATTTTTAGGTTCTCTATTATGCCAAGGATGGGATTTTTTTCTTTGTTCATTATTTGATATAAATCCAATGTGGATTCATTTTTCCTTTTCATTTTCAACATTTAAAAATACCATTTTATTATTTTTGCTTCTATTTATTGTAGTATGGTTACTAAACTGTTTTTCTCTTTACTTTTATACTCCACTTAAGCTAATACACTTAAATAGTCAAAAAAAACTAAATAATGGAGTAATAAAAAAAATTAATATCAGCTTATGCTTTGTATCATTAATTTTATTGCTTTGGATTTATACAAAATTATTTTCATTTCATTTTAATAAAGATATTTTAATTAAGCTTTTAACCTTTTCCCCATTTTTAATAGGTCTAACATACTTATTTTATTATTCGCTTTGTGATGTAGTTTTCCTAGTTTTCGAAAGATTTAATAAGCTTTACTGTAAAGGAATTAATTTATTTACTGTTAAAAACCTTTGTAACAAAATTAAGAATACTTGGTTTTTTTTAGCTACTATATCACTGCTTTTAGTATTTTCTTGTAGCACTATTTTTCTTGGTGCACTATTTAAAATTACAATAAAAAATACATACACTCTTAACTCAACAGATGACCTGGAATTTTATATTAATGAAGCATTAAAAAGAGAAGAAATAGAACATTACTTAATTGAAAATAACATAAAAGACTTCTCCTTAACAGAAGTTTATATTGGTTTAAAAGAAAACGAACCCATGAGAAAAGATTCCCTAAAAAAAATTTCAATTAAAATAAATTCTCCCTATAATAGGGAACAAATTATGAATTTAAGTAATAAAATTGAAGAACTCCATAAAAATAGCCAAAATACTTTACAAGGAAAGCTTTATTTTATTGATGAGAATAAAATAAACAATCTAATAACTTTATTATTTTCCTTTTATATTGGTATAACCTCTCTACTTACTGCAATAAGCCTAATAGTAATGGAAATATTAATAGAAAAAATAGATAGAAAAAAAGACTATATAATATTAAATGATATTGGTATTGATAGCAGTTGTTTAAAAGCTTCATCTTACTTTATAAATACAATTTATTTTTTTGTTCCATTTATTTTAGCTCTTCCACATATTATTTTAGCTATAATTTTCACTATAAAATATCTAACTTCATTATATGGAACTATATTTTTTAATATGTAA
- a CDS encoding response regulator transcription factor: MKILVVDDEKSIVNLIRLNLEVEGYEPIISMTGEDAIHKFETEKPELVILDLMLPDISGHDVIKRFQKIDSEVPVIMLTAKSQINDKLLGLQLGADDYIIKPFNSTELILRIKAVTKRITKKSCSKNNNEIKIEKLKILKDERKVFIEEKEIFMTYKEFDTLLLMMENHNKVFTRENLLERVWGDEYDVNTRAVDILIQRVRKKMGKYSNKLKTVYGVGYKLEFKEEAI, encoded by the coding sequence GTGAAAATATTAGTAGTAGATGATGAAAAAAGTATAGTTAACTTAATTAGATTAAATTTAGAGGTAGAAGGATATGAACCTATTATAAGTATGACTGGAGAAGATGCAATTCATAAATTTGAAACAGAAAAGCCGGAATTAGTTATATTAGATTTAATGTTACCAGATATAAGTGGTCATGATGTAATAAAGCGATTTCAAAAAATAGATAGTGAGGTACCGGTTATAATGCTCACTGCAAAAAGTCAAATAAATGATAAACTTTTGGGACTTCAATTAGGTGCTGATGATTACATTATAAAACCATTTAATAGTACAGAACTTATTTTAAGAATAAAAGCTGTAACAAAGAGGATTACAAAAAAGTCATGCTCAAAAAACAATAATGAAATAAAGATTGAAAAATTAAAAATTCTAAAAGATGAGAGAAAAGTTTTCATAGAGGAAAAAGAAATTTTTATGACTTATAAAGAATTTGATACATTATTACTTATGATGGAAAATCATAATAAAGTATTTACTAGAGAAAATCTTTTAGAAAGAGTATGGGGTGATGAGTACGATGTTAATACAAGAGCAGTTGATATTTTAATACAAAGAGTTAGAAAAAAGATGGGCAAGTATTCAAATAAATTGAAAACTGTTTATGGAGTGGGATATAAATTAGAGTTTAAAGAAGAGGCTATTTAA
- a CDS encoding DegV family protein yields MHKIAVVVDSTAVIDKKLFENNDNLYSLPLQLIIDDNSFNDGIDITPSEFCTKMNECANLPTTSQPSVGDVFELFEELVNKYDYVIYITISSKLSGTFQTGMLAKNQVSNDKIIVFDSLFTSTIQKQMAITTLELIKNKSSINDILKNLEYIRSNSKIYLVVDDLSHLRRTGRISLSAASFGKLLNIKPILSFEEGQIVLKNKVRTMNKVYNNLIELIKNENLTENSKIIIAHADGYDSALKLKEKVLELYPKHTILIEELSPVISVHTGARSFGISWIY; encoded by the coding sequence ATGCATAAAATAGCTGTTGTTGTAGATAGTACTGCTGTAATTGATAAAAAGTTATTTGAAAATAATGACAACTTATATTCATTACCACTACAACTAATAATTGATGATAATTCTTTTAATGATGGAATAGATATAACTCCAAGCGAATTTTGTACTAAAATGAATGAATGTGCAAATCTTCCAACAACTTCGCAACCTTCTGTTGGAGATGTTTTTGAACTTTTTGAAGAACTAGTAAATAAATATGACTACGTTATATACATTACAATTAGCTCTAAATTAAGTGGTACATTTCAAACTGGAATGTTAGCTAAAAATCAAGTTTCAAATGATAAAATAATTGTTTTTGACTCTCTTTTTACATCAACTATCCAAAAGCAGATGGCAATTACAACTTTAGAATTAATTAAAAATAAAAGTTCTATTAATGATATTTTAAAAAATCTTGAATATATAAGATCAAATTCAAAAATATATTTAGTGGTAGATGATTTATCTCATTTACGCAGAACTGGAAGAATCTCTTTATCTGCAGCTTCTTTTGGGAAATTGTTAAATATAAAACCCATCTTATCTTTTGAAGAAGGTCAAATAGTATTAAAAAATAAGGTAAGAACCATGAATAAAGTATATAATAATTTAATTGAACTAATAAAAAATGAAAATTTAACCGAGAATTCAAAGATTATTATTGCTCATGCAGATGGTTATGATTCTGCATTAAAATTAAAAGAAAAAGTATTAGAATTATATCCTAAACATACAATATTAATTGAAGAACTATCCCCTGTAATAAGCGTACATACGGGTGCTAGAAGTTTTGGAATATCATGGATATACTAA
- a CDS encoding response regulator transcription factor produces the protein MFKIMIIEDNKTIREKLADLLVKYGYEVFLPKDFTTIIEDFNKSNPHLILLDINLPIFDGFHFCKEIRKYSNIPIIFVTSRDSNMDEIMSMTVGGDDFITKPYDSQILIARITAVLRRSYNNLSNDILEYKGVSLNLGKGNVTYQNKTIDLTKNEFKILNNLLQNKGSIVTRDDLMNYLWNDDVFLDDNTLTVNINRLRKKLEEINIHDFIETRRGLGYIIS, from the coding sequence ATGTTTAAAATAATGATAATCGAAGATAATAAAACAATTAGAGAAAAACTTGCTGATTTGCTCGTTAAATATGGATATGAGGTATTTTTACCTAAAGATTTTACAACTATAATTGAAGATTTTAATAAAAGTAATCCACACCTTATTCTTCTTGACATAAATCTTCCTATATTTGATGGCTTTCACTTTTGCAAAGAAATAAGAAAATATTCTAATATTCCTATTATATTTGTTACAAGTCGTGATAGTAATATGGATGAAATAATGAGTATGACCGTAGGTGGGGATGATTTTATAACTAAACCTTATGACTCACAAATATTAATTGCACGAATAACTGCTGTACTTAGAAGAAGCTATAATAATCTATCAAATGATATTCTTGAATATAAAGGAGTTAGCTTAAATTTAGGAAAAGGAAATGTAACCTACCAAAACAAAACTATTGATCTTACTAAAAATGAATTTAAAATACTTAATAATTTGCTTCAAAATAAAGGAAGTATTGTTACAAGAGATGATTTAATGAACTATTTATGGAATGATGATGTGTTCTTGGATGATAACACTTTAACTGTTAACATAAACAGACTTAGAAAAAAATTAGAAGAGATTAACATTCATGACTTTATTGAAACTAGGCGTGGATTGGGGTACATAATATCATGA
- a CDS encoding TraX family protein: MKKLNSFTLKIFAIIAMIMDHIFTYLRSVPIDVPLWFSSIGKLASPIFFYLIVEGFFHTKSRKRYFLRLAIFGGVMIILDTILGIHNNIFLSLSLSVLLLICIEYFRNIEEKKKKILLIIPILGIGFLYFNTEASIFGFVETLIFYFCREKKVLLSILFVSFYGLFLATVLQAKNPLIFTVNNQWMSVFAIIPILMYNGKLGLKNTFTKWMFYIVYPLHLTIIILLRNALM, translated from the coding sequence ATGAAAAAATTAAATTCATTTACATTAAAAATTTTTGCAATTATTGCAATGATTATGGATCATATATTTACTTATTTAAGGAGTGTACCAATAGATGTACCATTATGGTTTAGTTCTATAGGAAAACTTGCATCACCAATATTTTTCTACTTAATAGTTGAGGGTTTCTTTCATACAAAAAGTAGGAAAAGATATTTCCTAAGGCTAGCTATTTTTGGTGGAGTTATGATTATATTAGATACTATTTTGGGGATACATAATAATATTTTTCTTTCACTCTCATTGTCAGTACTATTATTAATATGTATAGAATATTTTAGAAATATAGAAGAGAAAAAGAAAAAGATTTTACTCATAATTCCAATTTTAGGAATTGGATTTTTGTATTTTAATACAGAAGCCTCTATTTTTGGTTTCGTTGAAACCTTAATTTTTTACTTTTGTAGAGAAAAAAAAGTGTTGCTTTCAATATTATTTGTAAGTTTTTATGGCTTATTTTTAGCAACAGTTTTACAAGCAAAGAATCCATTGATATTTACAGTAAACAATCAATGGATGTCAGTCTTCGCAATTATTCCAATACTTATGTATAATGGAAAATTAGGACTTAAAAATACTTTCACTAAGTGGATGTTCTATATAGTTTATCCACTACATTTAACAATTATAATCTTATTAAGAAATGCATTAATGTAA
- a CDS encoding ABC transporter ATP-binding protein has product MSKILEIKNLSKTYGKGDNSYIALKDINIDISKGEFVGIMGPSGAGKSTLLNITSTIDTPTNGEVLIEGMDITKLKKAELAKFRQSKLGFIFQDFNLLDTLTVKENIALPLALAGKNPKIIEKQVLEIATTLGISDLLSKYPYEISGGQKQRTAASRAIITNPSLILADEPTGALDSKSSANLLESIERLNKENGATIMMVTHDATAASYCKKVIFIKDGVLYTELIRKDSQKGFFHEIMDTLISIGGE; this is encoded by the coding sequence ATGAGTAAAATATTAGAAATCAAAAATTTATCAAAAACTTATGGAAAAGGTGATAATAGCTATATTGCATTAAAAGATATAAATATAGATATTTCAAAAGGAGAATTTGTTGGAATAATGGGACCCTCAGGTGCAGGAAAAAGTACATTATTAAATATTACTTCAACTATTGATACTCCTACTAATGGAGAAGTGTTAATTGAGGGAATGGATATTACAAAATTAAAAAAAGCTGAACTTGCAAAATTTAGACAAAGTAAACTTGGCTTTATATTTCAAGACTTTAATCTTTTAGATACACTAACAGTTAAAGAGAATATAGCGCTTCCCCTAGCACTTGCTGGAAAAAATCCAAAGATAATTGAAAAACAAGTTTTAGAAATTGCTACTACCCTTGGAATTTCTGATTTATTATCAAAATATCCATATGAAATTTCTGGAGGACAAAAACAGAGAACAGCAGCCAGTAGAGCAATTATTACAAATCCATCATTAATACTTGCTGATGAACCTACTGGTGCCCTTGATTCAAAATCATCCGCAAACTTGCTCGAATCTATTGAAAGACTAAACAAAGAAAATGGAGCAACAATAATGATGGTGACTCATGATGCTACTGCTGCTAGTTACTGTAAAAAAGTTATTTTTATTAAAGATGGAGTTCTATATACGGAATTAATTCGTAAAGATAGTCAAAAAGGATTCTTCCATGAAATCATGGATACATTAATTTCAATTGGAGGAGAATAA
- a CDS encoding LiaF transmembrane domain-containing protein gives MKKERVFWGALFILAGIFLIISKLGFFPDVNVFSLLLTVFLVVVIVKSLLHLNFSGILFPMAFICIIYDKELGITAITPWTVLMAALFGSIGLSMIFHKHIKWGNHNHKCENYEFEKINVEDESNVRFKNSFGASIKYINTDKFEQGYFDCSFGAMKLYFDNVAMSNKSAIVRIDASFSGIELYVPKTWSVQDKTNVFLGSVSEKNRNNQITTNNLTLLGDISFSGVEIIYI, from the coding sequence ATGAAGAAAGAAAGAGTTTTTTGGGGAGCTTTATTTATATTAGCAGGTATTTTTTTAATTATAAGTAAACTTGGATTTTTCCCAGATGTGAATGTGTTTAGTTTATTATTAACAGTTTTTTTAGTAGTAGTTATTGTGAAAAGTTTACTTCATTTGAATTTTTCAGGTATTTTATTTCCTATGGCATTTATTTGCATAATATATGATAAAGAATTAGGAATTACAGCAATTACCCCTTGGACTGTATTGATGGCTGCATTATTTGGTAGTATTGGTCTTTCTATGATTTTTCATAAACATATTAAATGGGGTAATCATAATCATAAATGTGAAAACTATGAGTTTGAGAAAATTAATGTAGAAGATGAAAGTAATGTTAGATTTAAGAATTCATTTGGTGCTAGTATAAAATATATAAATACTGATAAGTTTGAGCAAGGTTATTTTGATTGTTCTTTTGGAGCGATGAAGTTGTATTTTGATAATGTAGCTATGAGTAATAAAAGTGCTATAGTTAGGATTGATGCTTCTTTTTCAGGAATAGAATTATATGTACCAAAAACTTGGAGTGTTCAGGATAAAACTAATGTATTTTTGGGCTCTGTTAGTGAAAAAAATAGAAATAATCAAATAACAACAAATAATTTAACATTGTTGGGTGATATTAGCTTTTCAGGAGTAGAAATAATTTATATCTAA
- a CDS encoding ABC transporter ATP-binding protein: MDTLLKIKNLTKIYGGRKNITKALNGLSFSVQEGEVVGLMGQSGSGKSTLLNILSTLDKCTSGEVYFKDMLLNTLPKRLLPKFRREHIGIIFQHYNLVDGLTSKENIQLSLSINNFSPRKIEERIDELSRLFNLEYILNKYPDELSGGQKQLVATARAISTSPTLILADEPTGALDSKSAKLFLNTIIDLNKNFNSTILMVTHDPIVASYCKRVIFIKDGKVFTEIYKGDLDNSIFFNKILNVVSLLGGNTFNDI, from the coding sequence ATGGATACACTACTAAAAATTAAGAATTTAACAAAAATTTATGGAGGAAGAAAAAATATTACTAAAGCCTTAAATGGTCTTAGTTTTTCAGTTCAGGAAGGTGAAGTTGTAGGTCTTATGGGGCAATCTGGTAGTGGAAAATCTACTCTACTTAACATACTTTCTACATTAGATAAATGTACATCAGGTGAAGTGTATTTTAAAGATATGCTGTTAAATACTCTTCCTAAAAGATTATTGCCAAAGTTTAGAAGAGAACATATAGGTATTATTTTTCAGCATTATAATTTAGTAGATGGGCTAACATCTAAAGAAAATATACAGTTATCATTAAGCATAAATAACTTCTCTCCTAGAAAAATTGAAGAAAGAATAGATGAATTGAGTAGGCTTTTTAACCTTGAGTATATACTTAACAAATATCCTGATGAACTTTCAGGTGGACAAAAACAACTAGTAGCAACTGCAAGAGCTATTTCAACTTCTCCTACTTTAATTTTAGCTGATGAACCTACTGGTGCCTTAGATTCAAAATCAGCTAAATTATTTTTAAATACTATAATTGATTTAAATAAAAATTTTAATTCTACAATATTAATGGTTACCCATGACCCAATTGTTGCATCATACTGTAAAAGAGTTATATTTATTAAAGATGGAAAGGTATTTACTGAAATATATAAGGGTGATTTAGATAATTCAATCTTTTTTAATAAAATTTTAAATGTAGTTTCACTTTTAGGAGGGAATACTTTTAATGATATTTAA
- a CDS encoding ABC transporter permease — MSLYNLAKNNVTKNLKNYGMYLFSLIFTVSIFESFKTLEYSDAATKNILGNSNMLIVFNASSIVISIFSLIFIYYSSNFFIKKRKKEIGLYALLGVENKRIATLLFFETLLLGIVALIVGTLFGILFASISFSILSKISLGKFIFVFLFSPKAILITIITFLIFFIIISIQSSTIIYKYSLIELFKANSKKEDKKKASIISAILSIAFILIGYGIYFFAVKANISFSFVTLILVIIGTYLFFSSMLFFFVKIKRDNKNHLYNGMNIISTNQLLYRIKGNSRTLATITILTATTLTAVGTAVALQMDFNKNITKTLPFGIVTTSTNENYINDIKNIINNYDKNKLLYEESIDTIMVNGSTRASHTNSYIVIKESELNKLLSHNSYSIDLPKLTNENDAFILNSFDSESKISTLSLDSKNGPLKLNIIGNTYQSLVHHMLTTVTIVVKDSTYETLNLTEKTNYTILEIDNKKESQGISNDIKDLQEKYKSTSLEKNITLTFYEDYSASSIDIGTIMFIGMFLGLIFLVCTGSIIFFKQMSEAEEEVNRYQILKNIGVSDNVLKTSIFKQVGFVFSVPLIMATIHSTVALSYIASLFHISLTILMLYTIVPYLVIYLIYYFITSMYYFNTVS; from the coding sequence ATGAGTTTATATAACTTAGCCAAAAACAATGTAACTAAAAACCTTAAAAATTATGGTATGTATTTATTTTCACTTATTTTTACTGTATCAATATTTGAAAGCTTCAAAACACTAGAATACTCAGATGCTGCAACTAAAAATATTTTAGGTAATTCCAACATGTTAATTGTATTTAATGCTTCATCCATTGTTATTAGTATATTTTCACTTATATTTATTTATTATTCAAGTAACTTTTTTATAAAAAAGAGGAAAAAAGAAATAGGACTTTATGCTCTTTTAGGTGTTGAAAATAAAAGAATTGCCACTCTTTTATTTTTTGAAACCCTACTTCTTGGAATTGTTGCTTTAATTGTAGGAACCTTATTTGGAATATTATTTGCATCAATTTCTTTTTCAATTTTATCTAAAATATCACTTGGAAAATTTATATTTGTATTTTTATTTTCTCCTAAAGCTATTTTAATAACAATAATTACATTTTTAATATTTTTTATAATTATCTCTATTCAAAGTAGTACAATAATTTACAAGTATTCATTAATAGAACTATTTAAGGCAAACAGTAAAAAGGAAGATAAGAAAAAAGCTTCAATAATTTCAGCTATTCTATCTATTGCATTTATTCTTATTGGTTACGGAATTTATTTCTTCGCTGTCAAAGCTAATATTAGTTTTTCTTTTGTAACACTAATATTAGTTATTATAGGAACATATCTTTTCTTTAGTTCAATGTTATTCTTTTTTGTGAAAATAAAAAGAGACAACAAAAATCATTTATATAATGGAATGAATATTATTTCAACAAATCAATTGTTATATAGAATAAAAGGAAATAGTAGAACACTTGCAACTATTACAATTTTAACTGCTACAACACTTACAGCTGTTGGTACTGCTGTTGCTTTACAAATGGATTTTAATAAAAATATAACTAAAACACTTCCTTTTGGAATTGTTACAACTTCAACCAATGAAAACTATATAAATGACATAAAAAATATTATAAATAATTATGATAAAAATAAATTACTTTATGAAGAATCAATTGATACTATAATGGTTAATGGAAGTACTCGAGCCTCCCATACCAATTCGTATATAGTAATTAAAGAAAGTGAACTTAATAAACTTTTAAGTCATAATTCTTACTCAATTGATCTACCTAAACTCACTAATGAAAATGATGCATTTATATTAAATTCATTTGATTCAGAAAGTAAAATATCAACTTTATCTTTAGATTCAAAAAATGGTCCACTTAAATTAAATATTATTGGTAATACTTATCAAAGTTTAGTTCATCATATGTTAACTACTGTTACTATTGTTGTTAAAGACTCTACATATGAAACACTAAATTTAACTGAAAAAACAAACTATACAATATTAGAAATTGATAATAAAAAAGAATCGCAAGGAATAAGCAACGATATAAAAGATCTTCAAGAAAAATATAAATCAACTTCATTAGAAAAAAATATTACCCTAACATTCTACGAAGATTATTCAGCATCCTCTATTGATATTGGAACCATAATGTTTATTGGAATGTTTTTAGGATTAATATTCCTAGTTTGTACTGGTAGCATTATATTCTTTAAACAAATGTCTGAAGCTGAAGAGGAAGTTAATAGATACCAAATCTTAAAGAATATTGGTGTTTCAGATAATGTCTTAAAAACTTCTATCTTTAAGCAAGTTGGATTTGTATTTTCAGTTCCACTAATAATGGCTACAATACATAGTACAGTTGCACTAAGCTATATTGCTTCACTATTCCACATTAGCTTAACTATATTAATGCTTTATACCATTGTTCCTTACCTAGTAATTTATTTAATTTACTATTTTATAACTTCGATGTATTATTTTAATACTGTAAGCTAA